Proteins found in one Malassezia vespertilionis chromosome 5, complete sequence genomic segment:
- the UBA1 gene encoding E1 ubiquitin-activating enzyme (COG:O; BUSCO:EOG09260ERO; EggNog:ENOG503NURC), which yields MPVEQIDESLYSRQLYVLGHDAMKQMSSSSVLVVGLNGLGAEIAKNIALAGVKSVTLYDPSPVHIEDLGTQFFLRASDVGKPGVTRASASAPRLAEINTYVPIHVLDTPQITADLVAQFKVVVLNNALLSEQLQVDAWARESGTHFVAASVHGLFGSVFNDFGNDFVCKDTSGEQPLSGMAVQVSKDQEGLVTTLDETRHGLSDGDYVTFAEVQGMSELNNMEPRRVTVKGPYTFTIGDTSSFSEYKTGGIFKQVKQPSVLHFSSLRDAATHPAYTISDFAKMDRPPLLHAGFDALSHFIEQQGRLPMPRNVQDADLVVQLAQQLLEQRNAAPTDEEGKKLMSNLVRQLSFQAQGNISPMVAFIGGFVAQEVLKSITGKFHPLVQSMFVDALEALPDNIDELPESEFSLLGSRYDGQIAVFGRAFHERVTNARQFLVGAGAIGCEMLKNWSMMGLGSGPQGQIYVTDMDTIEKSNLNRQFLFRQKDVGHFKSDTAAAAVVEMNPDLTGKIASFQNRVGAETEDVYGDGFFESIDGVTNALDNVVARQYMDRRCVYYQKPLLESGTLGTKANTQVVVPNLTESYSSSQDPPEKSIPVCTLKNFPNQIEHTIQWAREQFDELFEKPAENVNQYLAQPDYIASLGASGSDASAKQQLEQIKEYLVDARPQTFNACILWARLKFEENYANMIKQLLFNLPADAVTSTGQPFWSGPKRAPTPLVFDPKDRVHMEYIIAASNLHAANYGLKGTSDPAVFANALDQIQVPPFAPRSAKIQVNDSDPAPGATNDAEEGANIEELAASLPAPSSLPGYRMVPIELEKDDDGNYHIDFITAASNLRAANYAISPVDRHTTKGIAGKIIPAIATTTALATGLVNLEMYKLLDQKTDLEKYYNAFVNLALPFIAFSNPIAAPRHKFNDTEWTLWSRFDIDHDMKLSELLAYFKEKEGLEVTMISGGVSMLFSDFMPPKKKEERLQMSMSQLLETVSKQPIPPYAKNILIEIMADDLNGEDVEVPFVNVRIRQ from the coding sequence ATGCCAGTGGAGCAGATTGATGAGTCGCTCTACAGTCGCCAGCTGTACGTGCTGGGCCACGATGCGATGAAACAAATGTCATCTAGTAGCGTGCTTGTCGTTGGACTGAACGGTCTTGGCGCGGAAATCGCAAAGAATATAGCGCTGGCCGGCGTGAAAAGCGTGACGCTGTACGATCCGTCGCCGGTGCACATCGAGGATCTGGGCACGCAGTTCTTTCTGCGTGCTTCGGATGTTGGTAAGCCGGGCGTCacgcgcgcttcggcgtctgcgccgcggctggcGGAGATCAACACGTACGTGCCGATCCACGTGTTGGACACGCCACAGATCACCGCCGACCTTGTCGCGCAATTTAAGGTCGTTGTGCTCAACAATGCGCTGCTTAGCGAGCAGCTCCAAGTCGACGCGTGGGCGCGCGAGTCTGGCACACATTTCGTCGCCGCATCTGTCCACGGCCTCTTTGGCAGCGTCTTTAACGACTTTGGCAATGACTTTGTGTGCAAGGATACGAGTGGCGAACAGCCTCTGTCTGGCATGGCCGTGCAAGTGAGCAAGGACCAAGAAGGGCTTGTAACTACTTTGGACGAGACGCGCCATGGACTCTCTGACGGCGACTATGTCACGTTTGCAGAAGTGCAAGGCATGTCGGAGCTAAACAACATGGAGCCCCGCCGAGTCACGGTCAAAGGCCCGTACACCTTTACGATTGGCGACACCTCCTCCTTTAGCGAGTACAAGACGGGCGGCATCTTTAAGCAGGTCAAGCAGCCAAGTGTGCTTCACTTTTCCTcgttgcgcgacgctgcgaCGCACCCAGCATACACGATTTCCGACTTTGCCAAGATGGACCGTCCACCGTTGCTCCACGCTGGCTTTGATGCGCTTTCGCACTTTATCGAGCAGCAAGGACGTTtgcccatgccgcgcaatgtgcaGGATGCCGATCTCGTCGTCCaacttgcgcagcagctcttggagcagcgcaatgctgcgccgaCCGACGAAGAAGGCAAGAAACTGATGAGTAACCTTGTGCGCCAACTTTCGTTCCAGGCTCAGGGCAATATTTCGCCCATGGTGGCCTTTATCGGTGGCTTTGTCGCCCAGGAAGTGCTTAAATCGATTACGGGCAAGTTTCATCCGCTCGTGCAGTCCATGTTtgtcgacgcgctcgaggcgctcccCGATAACATCGACGAGCTTCCGGAGAGCGAATTTTCCCTGCTTGGCTCGCGTTACGATGGCCAGATTGCCGTGTTTGGGCGTGCGTTCCATGAGCGTGTCACAAACGCGCGTCAGTTCCTCGTCGGTGCTGGCGCGATCGGCTGTGAGATGCTCAAGAATTGGAGCATGATGGGTCTTGGCAGCGGTCCTCAAGGGCAGATCTATGTCACCGACATGGACACGATCGAAAAGAGCAACCTGAACCGCCAGTTCCTTTTCCGCCAGAAAGACGTGGGCCACTTCAAGTCGGAcacggcggcggctgcaGTCGTGGAAATGAACCCCGATCTCACGGGCAAGATTGCTAGCTTCCAGAACCGCGTGGGCGCTGAAACGGAAGATGTGTACGGCGATGGATTTTTCGAATCGATCGACGGGGTAACcaacgcgctcgacaatgtCGTAGCGCGTCAGTATATGGACCGTCGCTGTGTATACTACCAGAAGCCGCTTCTTGAATccggcacgctcggcacCAAGGCGAACACACAGGTGGTGGTGCCGAACCTCACAGAGTCCTACTCCTCCTCGCAGGACCCCCCGGAGAAGAGCATCCCTGTGTGCACCTTGAAAAACTTCCCCAACCAAATCGAGCACACGATCCAATGGGCTCGCGAGCAGTTTGACGAGCTGTTCGAGAAGCCTGCGGAGAATGTGAACCAGTACCTAGCGCAGCCTGACTATATCGCGTCGCTTGGTGCTTCTGGCAGCGACGCTTCggccaagcagcagctcgagcaaaTCAAGGAGTATTTGGTCGACGCCCGGCCGCAAACGTTTAACGCTTGTATTCTCTGGGCGCGTCTCAAGTTTGAAGAGAACTATGCCAACATGATCAAGCAGCTTCTCTTCAACCTCCCGGCGGATGCAGTGACCTCAACTGGGCAGCCGTTCTGGTCGGGCCCGAAGCgtgcgccgacgccgctggTGTTTGATCCGAAGGACCGTGTGCACATGGAGTACATCATTGCTGCATCCAActtgcacgccgccaaCTACGGCCTTAAAGGCACCAGCGATCCGGCCGTGTTCGCCAATGCGCTCGACCAAATTCAAGTCCCGCcctttgcgccgcgctccgccAAGATCCAGGTGAATGACAGCGACCCCGCGCCGGGCGCAACCAACGACGCGGAAGAAGGTGCGAACATCGAAGAGCTCGCCGCGAGCCTTCCGGCGCCTTCGAGCTTGCCTGGCTACCGCATGGTCCCCATCGAGCTCGAGAAGGACGACGATGGAAATTACCACATTGACTTTATTACTGCCGCGTCGAATCTGCGCGCTGCCAACTATGCCATCAGCCCTGTGGACAGGCACACGACCAAAGGCATTGCCGGCAAGATCATCCCTGCGATTGCAACCACcactgcgcttgcgacgGGCCTGGTGAATCTGGAGATGTACAAGCTCTTGGACCAGAAGACGGACTTGGAAAAGTACTACAATGCATTTGTCAACCTCGCGCTGCCATTCATTGCCTTTAGCAACcccatcgccgcgccgcgccacaaATTTAACGATACAGAGTGGACGCTCTGGTCGCGCTTCGACATTGATCACGACATGAAACTCTCCGAGCTGCTCGCTTACTTTAAGGAGAAAGAGGGTTTGGAAGTCACAATGATCTCTGGCGGTGTCTCGATGCTTTTTTCCGACTTTATGCCGCCAAAGAAGAAGGAAGAGCGCTTGCAAATGAGCATGAGTCAGCTGCTCGAGACCGTGTCCAAGCAGCCGATCCCGCCCTATGCAAAGAACATCCTCATCGAGATCATGGCCGACGATCTGAACGGGGAAGATGTAGAAGTGCCGTTTGTCAACGTACGTATCCGCCAGTAG
- a CDS encoding uncharacterized protein (EggNog:ENOG503P5P2) → MHSDTYVGPLKRRNSAAPLSNDDSYSAPQPMHLSLRDIEPISVDDLDDLGTDALPSPSTLTDIILNLHASLYGAKRSVEEIREMVRRYYDGDAVFDSPLVSVHGRNRILDQFILTFAFPGLDVRSELRDVICSDFEFDGTRAGIIDHTVTVSLFPFFFGRRTDAEKRYRHGPHMATGSVTPHPFANYATPSTAEGTFSRSRSFLSSPSGSATPFSGGRKNSFSAGGWSSRTRTPVVPESFTPRQGSDSGYELTPVASAGDFSGRFAPLGAGLPHYASHGLGRRTIWALLLHKLDPLQALRSFFSFELRIFSRLEFNEAGRIVRHEDTWSLRELIDDILPCFSLFYNIERFFVGLLASWFIRCLYS, encoded by the exons ATGCACTCCGACACGTACGTTGGGCCGCTCAAGCGGCGGAACAGTGCTGCGCCATTGTCCAATGATGACAGTTATTCGGCACCGCAGCCCATGCACTTGTCTTTGCGCGACATTGAGCCTATCTCTGTGGACGATTTGGATGACTTGGGCACGGATGCGCTGCCGAGCCCTAGCACGCTCACCGACATTATCTTGAACCTGCACGCATCTCTGTATGGAGCCAAGCGCAGTGTAGAAGAAATCAGGGAAATGGTGCGCCGGTACTACGATGGTGATGCTGTCTTTGATAGTCCGCTCGTCTCTGTGCACGGGCGGAATAGGATTTTGGACCAGTTTATTTTAACGTTTGCATTTCCAGgcttggacgtgcgctCAGAGCTCCGCGATGTGATTTGCAGCGACTTTGAATTCGATGGGACACGGGCAGGGATCATTGACCACACCGTCACCGTCAGTCTTTTCCCATTCTTTTTCGGGCGCCGCACCGACGCGGAGAAGCGGTATAGGCACGGACCACACATGGCGACAGGCAGCGTCACTCCACATCCATTTGCGAATTACGCAACACCATCGACGGCAGAAGGCACCTTTTCCCGCTCCCGGAGCTTCCTCAGCTCGCCTAGCGGCTCCGCAACGCCGTTCAGCGGGGGACGCAAAAACTCGTTCAGCGCGGGGGGATGGAGCTCAAGAACCAGGACGCCTGTCGTGCCGGAGAGTTTTacgccgcggcaaggaTCCGATTCGGGCTACGAACTCACACCTGTCGCAAGTGCCGGCGACTTTAGCGGGCGCTTTGCACCACTCGGTGCTGGCCTGCCCCACTATGCGTCGCACGGGCTTGGCCGCCGCACGATCTGGGCGCTGCTGTTGCACAAACTGGACCCTTTGCAAGCACTTCGCTCCTTTTTTTCTTTTGAGCTGCGTATTTTT AGTCGTCTAGAATTCAACGAGGCTGGCCGTATCGTGCGTCACGAAGATACGTGGAGTCTTCGCGAATTAATCGATGACATCCTTCCCTGTTTTTCCCTAT TCTACAACATTGAGCGCTTTTTTGTTGGTCTGCTCGCCTCTTGGTTCATCCGCTGCTTGTATTCCTAG
- a CDS encoding uncharacterized protein (COG:K; EggNog:ENOG503PKI2): MGSHAGKSELGGGEMHVRCAFASAHISSRVRQVEYCVLRPAEKPGGPDLLAGAARALQAAQMQLHAGLEGENAPCNALKLLEQTWLYAIESTPTFPSAPASLWVFGAHDPLDHAGLRETERGTLTAPQDGLEHSTAQHAYFLRAIENAIADMRTADPHAERGVRCGAGVLLVESTPLRLLEFHAHTTLDTLVVRMDAHSVPWMPLAMQYDPDRPCSAPPVRPGESQLVLLPTLVHATYLDVFPGAISQNTRLADALAPVFAQRAAHDTMRVMVRIPVQHPPAMPMDTMDMGLDTATGTLAVTLLWPAALCLCLPAPPAPKEREPLGALCTLSVAALLRAMHRAPSAPLEAAESVVRSHSPRDEEEDVFQGIGQLTEDDFRFFGEPVDAAAAPPPVQAHAPAASHASPLGSPHETPIFAAPTPRASKYDVHGKLYTPLLSRKRRASGELALERRVVPRISPYMPADTPQVPVHSPLLDASESGSGSEKSEKSDAPALPFVSRAVALVRLQCSTWVAHQGALQARPCSGTRLEWAAHGAPRPIERDQCAPAAWGPLESVCVAVANPVPRFLLGCQRAVVQVCPTALDAWATLGLEPVGGPKRICVCAVLLGDMDPLAVRQWLTGLEHAYVRLRMGTLCASSAVLAWQDGQLVNTANGTPTVLANAWGAKHAADTRAICLLHAPDTASLDAAEHLYKQYRAAPSVHAAHAVLALPRDFVQPAWRQDFRAQARIARVIYDAVPRAGRAIAHTLALAPGYYAACKYLRAECAMQLAWPPPLQNVLQHGAVLHVAYDVVPQDACSMVRVVGIDDRAQCTFVQTWASQGTRADVRRIWEMVRAQMRTAPQVAWNSVVCRFGAMPMAESEAWAVLGTERKRDAALLDTLIACVERGAPLHMPAQEKNTLAAPLHAVFPTERMVLGAKGEQLLALQTAYVAQESTGAWTVHLLHAFFTAQERALDGYMHDLVLHLGALQYLATARWPLEAPLLPWHVAVLAAA; encoded by the coding sequence ATGGGATCGCACGCAGGGAAGAGCGAGCTTGGGGGCGGCGAGATGCATGTACGCTGCGCGTTTGCAAGTGCGCACATTTCGTCGCGTGTGCGGCAGGTGGAATACTGCGTCCTGCGCCCTGCCGAAAAACCCGGCGGGCCAGATTTGCtcgcgggcgctgcgcgtgctcTGCAAGCGGCCCAaatgcagctgcacgctgGCCTGGAAGGAGAGAATGCGCCGTGCAACGCGCTGAAACTCTTGGAGCAGACGTGGCTGTACGCAATCGAAAGCACGCCGACGTTCCCTTCCgcgccagcgtcgctgTGGGTGTTTGGCGCACACGATCCGCTGGACCATGCGGGCTTGCGCGAGACGGAGCGTGGCACATTgacggcgccgcaagaCGGCCTTGAgcacagcacggcgcagcacgcttACTTTCTCCGCGCGATCGAGAACGCCATCGCCGATATGCGCACTGCCGATCCACACGctgagcgcggcgtgcggtgcggcgcaggcgtgCTCCTCGTCGAATCGACGCCTCTGCGTCTACTCGAATTTCATGCACACACGACACTGGATACATTGGTTGTGCGCATGGATGCGCACAGCGTCCCATGGATGCCTCTTGCGATGCAGTACGACCCCGACAGGCCGTGTAGCGCACCGCCAGTGCGCCCCGGCGAGTCGCAGCTCGTGCTATTGCCTACGCTTGTGCACGCTACGTATCTGGACGTGTTTCCTGGTGCTATATCGCAGAacacgcgccttgccgacgcgcttgcgcccgtgtttgcacagcgcgccgcgcacgacacgaTGCGCGTCATGGTCAGGATCCCTGTGCAGCATCCGCCGGCGATGCCGATGGATACGATGGATATGGGCCTCGATACAGCCACAGGCACGCTTGCCGTGACGCTGCTGTggcctgcagcgctgtgcctgtgcctgcctgcgccgcctgcgcccAAGGAACGCGagccgctcggcgcgctgtgcacgctgagcgtcgctgcgctcctgcgtgccatgcaccgcgcgccttcAGCACCACTAGAGGCAGCAGAGAGCGTCGTACGGTCGCACTCGCCCCGCGATGAAGAGGAAGATGTGTTCCAAGGCATTGGGCAGCTGACGGAGGACGATTTTCGCTTCTTTGGCGAGCCGGTCGAtgcggccgccgcgccgccgccagtgcaggcgcatgctccGGCCGCATCGCACGCGTCGCCGCTTGGCTCGCCACACGAAACGCCCATTTTCGCCGcaccgacgccgcgcgcgtccaAATACGACGTACACGGAAAGCTTTACACGCCGCTCTTAAGCAGGaaacggcgcgcatcgGGCGAGTTAGCGTTAGAGCGCCGCGTAGTGCCCCGCATATCACCGTACATGCCAGCTGATACGCCGCAGGTGCCAGTGCACAGCCccttgctcgacgcgaGCGAAAGCGGGAGCGGGAGCGAAAAGAGCGAAAAGAGCGACGCGCCCGCGCTGCCGTTTGTGTcccgcgccgtcgcgctcgtgcgcctgCAATGCAGTACATGGGTCGCGCACCAGGGTGCACTGCAAGCACGGCCATGCTCGGGCACACGGCTCGAATGGGCcgcacacggcgcgccgcgtccgaTCGAGCGCGATCAGTGCGCCCCGGCGGCGTGGGGGCCGTTGGAGAGTGTCTGTGTTGCCGTGGCGAATCccgtgccgcgctttttgcttggatgccagcgcgccgtggtgcAAGTGTGCCCtaccgcgctggacgcaTGGGCCACGCTTGGCCTCGAGCCGGTGGGTGGGCCGAAACGCATTTGCGTATGTGCCGTGCTTCTTGGGGACATGGATCCGCTCGCGGTGCGCCAGTGGCTCACTGGGCTAGAGCACGCTTATGTGCGTCTGCGCATGGGCACACTGTGCGCGAGCAGTGCCGTGCTTGCATGGCAAGACGGCCAGCTTGTAAATACCGCCAACGGCACGCCGACGGTGCTGGCCAATGCATGGGGCGCGAAGCATGCCGCGGATACACGCGCCATTTGCCTGCTCCACGCGCCGGATACGGCATCGCTggacgctgccgagcatCTGTACAAGCAgtaccgcgccgcgccgtcagtgcacgccgcgcatgctgtGCTGGCACTCCCGCGCGACTTTGTCCAGCCCGCGTGGCGACAGGATTTCagagcgcaggcgcgcattgcgcgagtCATCTACGATGCCGTGCCGCGTGCGGGCCGTGCCATTGCACATAcactcgcgcttgcgccgggGTACTATGCGGCGTGCAAGTACCTGCGTGCCGAGTGTGCGATGCAACTTGCttggccgccgccgctgcagaatgtgctgcagcatggGGCTGTACTGCATGTCGCGTACGATGTGGTGCCACAAGATGCGTGCTCCATGGTGCGTGTTGTGGGAATCGACGaccgtgcgcaatgcacatTTGTGCAGACGTGGGCGTCGCAGGggacgcgcgccgatgtgcggcgcatctggGAAATGGTCCGTGCGCAGatgcgcaccgcgccgcaagtCGCGTGGAATAGTGTCGTGTGTAGGTTTGGCGCGATGCCGATGGCCGAGTCGGAGGCGTGGGCCGTGCTGGGCACTGAGCGAAAGCGTGACGCGGCACTGCTCGATACGCTGATCGCCtgcgtggagcgcggcgccccgCTGCACATGCCCGCACAAGAAAAGAACACGTTGGCGGCGCCTTTGCACGCCGTCTTTCCGACGGAGCGTatggtgcttggcgcgaaaggtgagcagctgctggcgctgcaaacgGCGTACGTCGCGCAGGAAAGTACAGGTGCATGGACCGTGCATCTCTTGCATGCCTTTTTCAccgcgcaggagcgcgcATTGGATGGGTACATGCACGATTTGGTGCTCCACCTCGGCGCACTGCAATATTTGGCCACGGCACGCTGGCCGCTTgaggcgccgctgctgccgtGGCATGTtgctgtgcttgccgcagcgTAG